From Micromonospora sp. NBC_01699, a single genomic window includes:
- a CDS encoding S8 family serine peptidase, giving the protein MTAVALGIGLVLGTGSAGLAAPTAAKPQPAAPTARAQAKPVTVTLLTGDRITLASPEARTGSVQPGKGREQMQFVANHEPDGLYVVPRDAQRLIRSGQLDRRLFNVTGLVQAGYHDAARDNLPLIVTYRAGAVASAAGTLRGVGARVTRELPAIGGAAVAATKAGAGAFWAGVTTGEGGAARADTAGGIEKIWLDGKRQLNLDHSVAQIGAPAAYQAGFTGRGVTVAVLDTGVDVNHPDLVGRVAEARNFSEEAEPGDIVGHGTHVASIIAGSGAASGGKYRGVAPDATLVSGKVCELYGCTESAILAGLQWAAVDKQADVVNISLGGYDTPEIDPLEEAVNTLTAQTGTLFVIAAGNDYTDASVGSPGSADAALTVGAVDRDDKLADFSSRGPRVGDDAVKPDITAPGVEIVAAKGAGTELGTPVGEHYVSASGTSMATPHVVGAVALLGQQHPDWSAAQFKATLMASAKPDPTLTAYQQGAGRVDVARAITQPVTTDPASVSFGRTSWPHTDDTAVTRTVTYHNPGTAELTLELALQASGPDGVTAPAGLFRTSADRVTVPAGGQAAVTVTANTSVASADGYWSGRLTATAGATVVTTPVGVHKEVESYDLTLTHIDQAGNPAVEYNSLLVGLDYFLFAGVYEEDGTLTTRLPKGRYGLNTNIFRERAEEEYDATILVQPELTVDRNTTLTLDARRARPVQVTVPKRSAAPALIDLSANWVTDDGSFGTTLLADSFEGLTAGPIGSGTATAGFSSQIGSQWAEPGPENDFAASPYLYAVADLFPGRFPNGYVRHYRDRDLATVRNDLRGSLNGQDAYRVLFPAFVENTGGWAIVLPVDVPGQRVEYLGTDAGVRWESTLEFSVPDDEGWPLTQAVLASPPTAYRAGRDYQQVWNEAPYGPLFPDSRWPDEGLVRWGNFIGVSLPVYGDAAGHGGGSLTTTARTALYRNGELVGEAPDPGFGGFEVPAGRADYRLAVSATRTVAELATSTEVAWTFRSGEVPGDEYVKLPAMAIRYAPKLDVTNAAPAGRQFDIPVTVQRQPGAPGAQVRRLTVEVSYDDGRTWRDADVRSTRSGWVAGVRHPAGAKYVSLRAKATDSAGNTVTQQVIRAYKLK; this is encoded by the coding sequence GGGCAAGGGGCGCGAGCAGATGCAGTTCGTCGCCAACCACGAGCCGGACGGGCTGTACGTGGTTCCCCGGGACGCCCAGCGGCTGATCCGGTCGGGACAACTCGACCGGCGCCTGTTCAACGTCACCGGGCTGGTGCAGGCCGGCTACCACGACGCCGCGCGGGACAACCTGCCGCTGATCGTGACCTACCGTGCCGGGGCCGTCGCCTCCGCCGCCGGCACGCTACGCGGTGTCGGCGCCCGGGTCACCCGGGAACTGCCGGCGATCGGCGGTGCCGCGGTGGCGGCCACCAAGGCCGGGGCCGGCGCCTTCTGGGCCGGCGTCACCACCGGTGAGGGCGGCGCCGCCCGCGCCGACACCGCCGGTGGCATCGAGAAGATCTGGCTGGACGGCAAGCGGCAGCTGAACCTCGACCACAGCGTGGCGCAGATCGGCGCCCCGGCCGCGTACCAGGCCGGTTTCACCGGTCGGGGGGTCACCGTCGCGGTGCTCGACACCGGGGTCGACGTGAACCACCCCGACCTGGTGGGCCGGGTCGCCGAGGCGCGGAACTTCAGCGAGGAGGCCGAGCCCGGCGACATCGTCGGACACGGCACCCACGTCGCCTCGATCATCGCCGGTAGTGGCGCCGCCTCCGGCGGCAAGTACCGGGGCGTCGCGCCCGACGCCACCCTGGTCTCCGGCAAGGTCTGCGAGCTCTACGGCTGCACCGAGTCGGCGATCCTGGCCGGACTCCAGTGGGCGGCCGTCGACAAGCAGGCGGACGTGGTCAACATCAGCCTCGGCGGCTACGACACACCCGAGATCGACCCGCTCGAAGAGGCCGTCAACACCCTCACCGCGCAGACCGGCACGCTCTTCGTCATTGCCGCCGGCAACGACTACACGGACGCCTCGGTCGGCTCGCCGGGCAGCGCCGACGCCGCCCTGACCGTCGGCGCGGTGGACCGCGACGACAAGCTCGCCGACTTCTCCAGCCGGGGCCCGCGAGTCGGTGACGACGCCGTGAAGCCGGACATCACCGCGCCCGGTGTCGAGATCGTCGCCGCCAAGGGCGCCGGCACCGAACTCGGCACGCCGGTGGGCGAGCACTACGTGAGCGCCTCCGGCACCTCGATGGCAACCCCGCACGTGGTCGGAGCGGTCGCACTGCTCGGCCAGCAGCACCCGGACTGGAGTGCGGCACAGTTCAAGGCGACGCTGATGGCCTCGGCCAAGCCCGACCCGACGCTCACCGCGTACCAGCAGGGAGCCGGCCGGGTCGACGTGGCCCGCGCCATCACCCAGCCGGTGACCACCGACCCGGCCAGTGTCTCGTTCGGTCGCACCAGCTGGCCGCACACGGACGACACGGCGGTCACCCGGACCGTCACCTACCACAACCCCGGCACCGCCGAGCTGACCCTGGAGCTGGCTCTCCAGGCGAGCGGCCCGGACGGGGTTACGGCACCGGCCGGCCTGTTCCGCACCAGCGCGGACCGGGTGACCGTGCCGGCCGGCGGCCAGGCGGCGGTCACCGTGACCGCGAACACCAGCGTGGCCAGCGCGGACGGCTACTGGTCCGGTCGGCTCACCGCCACCGCCGGGGCGACCGTGGTGACCACGCCGGTCGGCGTGCACAAGGAGGTCGAGAGCTACGACCTGACGCTCACCCACATCGACCAGGCCGGCAACCCGGCCGTGGAGTACAACAGTCTGCTGGTCGGGCTCGACTACTTCCTCTTCGCCGGCGTGTACGAGGAGGACGGCACCCTGACCACCCGCCTGCCGAAGGGGCGGTACGGGCTCAACACCAACATCTTCCGTGAGCGGGCCGAGGAGGAGTACGACGCCACCATCCTGGTGCAGCCGGAGCTGACCGTCGACCGGAACACGACTCTCACGCTCGACGCCCGTCGGGCCCGACCGGTCCAGGTGACGGTGCCGAAGCGGTCCGCCGCACCGGCGCTGATCGACCTCTCGGCCAACTGGGTGACCGACGACGGCAGCTTCGGTACCACCCTGCTGGCCGACTCGTTCGAGGGGCTCACCGCCGGTCCGATCGGCAGCGGGACGGCGACGGCGGGCTTCAGCTCCCAGATCGGCAGCCAGTGGGCGGAGCCGGGTCCGGAGAACGACTTCGCCGCCAGCCCCTACCTGTACGCGGTCGCCGACCTCTTCCCCGGTCGGTTCCCGAACGGGTACGTCCGCCACTACCGGGACCGGGACCTGGCCACGGTGCGCAACGACCTCCGGGGCAGCCTGAACGGGCAGGACGCGTACCGCGTGCTGTTCCCAGCCTTCGTGGAGAACACCGGCGGTTGGGCGATCGTCCTGCCGGTGGACGTACCGGGGCAGCGGGTCGAGTACCTCGGCACCGACGCCGGTGTGCGCTGGGAATCGACGTTGGAGTTCAGCGTCCCCGACGACGAGGGCTGGCCGCTGACCCAGGCGGTGTTGGCGTCGCCGCCGACGGCGTACCGGGCCGGGCGGGACTACCAGCAGGTGTGGAACGAGGCGCCGTACGGGCCGTTGTTCCCCGATTCGCGTTGGCCGGACGAGGGTCTCGTGCGGTGGGGCAACTTCATCGGGGTCAGTCTGCCGGTCTACGGCGACGCCGCCGGGCACGGTGGCGGTTCGCTCACCACCACCGCCCGGACCGCGCTCTACCGCAACGGCGAGCTGGTCGGCGAGGCCCCGGATCCGGGCTTCGGTGGGTTCGAGGTGCCGGCCGGCCGGGCCGACTACCGGTTGGCCGTGTCGGCGACCCGGACCGTCGCGGAGCTGGCCACCTCGACCGAGGTGGCGTGGACGTTCCGCTCCGGGGAGGTGCCGGGCGACGAGTACGTCAAGCTGCCGGCGATGGCGATCCGGTACGCGCCGAAGCTCGACGTGACCAACGCGGCCCCGGCCGGTCGGCAGTTCGACATCCCGGTGACCGTGCAGCGGCAGCCCGGTGCGCCGGGCGCGCAGGTGCGGCGGCTGACCGTCGAGGTGTCGTACGACGACGGGCGTACCTGGCGGGACGCGGACGTCCGGTCGACGAGGTCCGGTTGGGTGGCCGGCGTACGGCACCCCGCCGGGGCGAAGTACGTGTCGCTGCGGGCGAAGGCGACCGACTCGGCCGGTAACACCGTCACCCAGCAGGTGATCCGCGCCTACAAGCTGAAGTAG